A genomic region of Streptosporangium lutulentum contains the following coding sequences:
- a CDS encoding flavin monoamine oxidase family protein — protein MSYSRRGFLTAVGTTGGAGALFATMGALGLAPTAEAATRTAFVPPQPSDFTLTGRGAKKVVVLGAGIAGLATAYELGKAGYDCTVIEALDRVGGRNWTIRGGDRVTELNGSTQTARFSDGVYMNAGPARLAQWMVTMDYCRELGVPLEVFTNSNAQSYIFNEAAGMTTPVRWRTAKSDVYGYISELLSTATDSGALDAKLTAQDKERLISFLRSFGAIGTKANGFAYTGGERRGHSVDPGAGEQPGTALGSVPSLSEVLASGVGQRFSFEFGYDQAMLMFQPVGGMDAIPRAIAAAVGKNRIMLRSKVTRITDLADGVEVEYQEHNGRTRKIKADFCVAAMPPHILARTPHNLGPDVQAALATPTVTSSGKIGLEYRRRWWETDENIYGGITNTDLDLSVMWYPSYGYGTRRGLVIGYYHNGANADAYAALPHAQRERRAIEQGMKIHGAKYRDELASSVSVAWKLQPHIEGAWVGWPSRTGAYQLLNRPAGHVHFAGDWLSYMIAWQSGALESARKAVTDIHRRVLTH, from the coding sequence TTGAGTTACAGCAGGCGTGGTTTTCTGACAGCGGTCGGCACCACGGGCGGTGCCGGCGCACTCTTCGCCACGATGGGCGCGCTCGGTCTCGCGCCCACCGCCGAGGCGGCGACCCGTACGGCCTTCGTCCCACCGCAGCCGTCCGATTTCACCCTCACCGGCAGGGGCGCGAAGAAGGTGGTCGTGCTCGGCGCGGGCATCGCGGGCCTGGCCACGGCCTACGAGCTGGGCAAGGCGGGCTATGACTGCACCGTGATCGAGGCCCTGGACCGGGTCGGCGGCCGTAACTGGACCATCAGGGGCGGCGACAGGGTCACCGAGCTGAACGGGTCGACCCAGACCGCCCGCTTCTCTGACGGCGTCTACATGAACGCCGGACCCGCCAGGCTCGCGCAGTGGATGGTCACCATGGACTACTGCCGCGAGCTGGGCGTCCCCCTGGAGGTCTTCACCAACTCCAACGCGCAGTCGTACATCTTCAACGAGGCGGCGGGGATGACCACGCCGGTCCGCTGGCGTACCGCGAAGTCGGATGTCTACGGCTACATCTCCGAGCTGCTCTCCACGGCCACGGACAGCGGCGCGCTCGACGCCAAGCTGACCGCGCAGGACAAGGAGAGGCTCATCTCCTTCCTGAGGAGCTTCGGCGCCATCGGTACCAAGGCGAACGGCTTCGCCTACACCGGTGGTGAGCGCCGGGGCCACAGCGTCGATCCCGGCGCGGGCGAGCAGCCGGGCACCGCCCTGGGATCCGTTCCCTCGCTCTCCGAAGTGCTCGCCAGCGGGGTCGGCCAGCGGTTCTCCTTCGAGTTCGGATATGACCAGGCGATGCTGATGTTTCAGCCGGTCGGCGGCATGGACGCCATCCCCAGGGCGATCGCCGCCGCGGTCGGCAAGAACAGGATCATGCTGAGGTCGAAGGTCACGAGGATCACCGACCTGGCCGACGGCGTCGAGGTCGAGTACCAGGAGCACAACGGCAGGACGCGGAAGATCAAGGCGGACTTCTGCGTGGCCGCGATGCCCCCGCACATCCTGGCCAGGACCCCGCACAACCTGGGCCCCGACGTGCAGGCCGCCCTGGCCACGCCGACCGTCACCTCGTCCGGCAAGATCGGCCTGGAATACCGCCGCCGGTGGTGGGAGACCGACGAGAACATCTACGGCGGCATCACCAACACCGACCTCGACCTGTCCGTCATGTGGTACCCCTCCTACGGGTACGGCACGCGGCGCGGCCTCGTCATCGGCTACTACCACAACGGCGCCAACGCCGACGCCTACGCGGCGCTCCCGCACGCCCAGAGGGAGAGGCGCGCGATCGAGCAGGGCATGAAGATCCACGGCGCGAAGTACCGGGACGAGCTGGCCTCCTCGGTGTCGGTCGCCTGGAAGCTCCAGCCGCACATCGAGGGCGCCTGGGTCGGCTGGCCGTCCCGCACCGGCGCCTATCAGCTGCTCAACCGGCCGGCCGGTCACGTCCACTTCGCCGGTGACTGGCTCAGTTACATGATCGCCTGGCAGTCGGGCGCCCTGGAGTCGGCCCGTAAGGCCGTCACCGACATCCACAGGCGTGTGCTCACGCACTGA
- a CDS encoding VIT domain-containing protein, with the protein MITSIATLRPEECAPVPDAGLGALVTERGNLPLESVDVTAAVSGLIAGVEVVQGFRNPHDVALEATYVFPLPDRAAVTAFRMEADGRVIEGILKERGQARADYDRAISQGRRAAIAEEDRPDVFTIRVGNIVPGERVTVHLTLNQPLPYEDGAATFRFPLVVAPRYIPGAPLDGEQAGAGWAPDTDAVPDASRITPPVLLPGFPNPVRLSLAVSVEEAGLELREVRSSLHVVREEGATVRLQPGERLDRDFILRLSFDASTSLALTPDGDEGTFVLTVVPEPARATANPKDVVLVLDRSGSMTGWKMVAARRAAARIVDTLTSGDRFAVLSFDNVVEYPDGLGEGLSEASDRNRYRAVEHLARLEARGGTEMLTPLERAVTLLGDSTGDRVLVLVTDGQVGNEDQILERTGARLSGVRVHTVGIDRAVNAGFLGRLAGLGGGRCELVESEDRLDEAMEHIHRRIGAPLVTDLSLKADGLHLIPESVSHLGSIYSGVPLTVLGRYRGEAGGTLTVHGLDGAAQPWERRVAATAVDNLAARAIWARARLRTLEDRYASGDHSLEGEIVEVSLKYGVLCRFTAFVAVDSQVVAEGGPGHRVIQPVEAPSGWENPVAAAMPMTLTSMAQASPPAPGGRPGGAPGAAPKFAASGMGTGAPPAATAGGFAGHARMMPAPTRSPRQVRPQEPSREQLTEELERLRAAASLPAADRLRHLEDLGSRLAALAVHLGGHRELAALAEDLQSGGDVDTLWRRAVEGLEALIGSGRRGPFWKR; encoded by the coding sequence ATGATTACCTCGATCGCGACGCTACGGCCGGAGGAGTGCGCGCCGGTCCCTGACGCCGGGCTGGGAGCCCTCGTCACCGAGCGCGGCAACCTGCCGCTGGAGAGCGTGGACGTGACCGCCGCCGTGTCCGGGCTGATCGCCGGGGTCGAGGTGGTCCAGGGCTTCCGCAACCCCCACGACGTGGCGCTTGAGGCGACCTACGTCTTCCCGCTGCCCGACCGCGCCGCCGTGACCGCCTTCAGGATGGAGGCGGACGGGCGGGTCATCGAGGGGATCCTCAAGGAACGCGGCCAGGCCAGGGCCGACTACGACCGGGCGATCTCCCAGGGCAGGCGAGCCGCGATCGCCGAGGAGGACCGGCCGGACGTCTTCACCATCAGGGTCGGCAACATCGTGCCGGGCGAGCGCGTCACCGTGCACCTCACGCTCAACCAGCCGCTCCCCTACGAGGACGGCGCGGCCACCTTCCGCTTCCCGCTGGTCGTCGCCCCCCGCTACATCCCCGGCGCCCCGCTCGACGGCGAGCAGGCGGGCGCCGGCTGGGCGCCGGACACCGACGCCGTCCCCGACGCCTCCCGGATCACGCCTCCGGTGCTGCTGCCCGGGTTCCCCAACCCGGTCCGGCTCTCGCTCGCGGTCTCCGTCGAGGAGGCCGGGCTGGAGCTGCGCGAGGTCCGCTCCAGCCTGCACGTGGTCCGGGAGGAGGGAGCCACGGTCCGCCTCCAGCCGGGTGAGCGGCTGGACCGCGACTTCATCCTGCGGCTGTCGTTCGACGCCTCCACCTCCCTGGCCCTGACCCCCGACGGAGACGAGGGGACGTTCGTCCTGACCGTCGTCCCCGAGCCGGCGCGGGCCACGGCCAATCCCAAGGACGTCGTGCTGGTGCTCGACCGCTCGGGCAGCATGACCGGCTGGAAGATGGTCGCCGCCCGGCGCGCCGCCGCCCGCATCGTCGACACGCTCACCTCGGGTGACCGGTTCGCGGTGCTCTCCTTCGACAACGTCGTGGAGTACCCGGACGGGCTCGGCGAGGGACTGTCGGAGGCGTCCGACCGCAACCGCTACCGGGCCGTGGAGCATCTGGCCCGGCTGGAGGCGCGCGGCGGCACCGAGATGCTCACCCCGCTGGAGCGGGCCGTCACACTGCTCGGCGACTCCACCGGGGACCGGGTCCTGGTCCTCGTCACCGACGGGCAGGTCGGCAACGAGGACCAGATCCTGGAGCGGACCGGCGCCCGGCTGTCCGGGGTGCGGGTGCACACGGTCGGCATCGACAGGGCGGTCAACGCCGGGTTCCTGGGCAGGCTGGCCGGGCTCGGAGGGGGTCGGTGCGAGCTGGTGGAGTCCGAGGACCGGCTGGACGAGGCGATGGAGCACATCCACCGCCGGATCGGCGCCCCCCTGGTCACCGATCTGTCCCTCAAGGCCGACGGGCTCCACCTGATCCCGGAGTCGGTCAGCCACCTCGGCTCGATCTACTCCGGCGTCCCGCTCACCGTCCTCGGGCGTTACCGGGGCGAGGCCGGCGGGACGCTGACCGTGCACGGACTGGACGGAGCCGCCCAGCCCTGGGAGCGGCGGGTCGCGGCGACGGCCGTGGACAACCTCGCGGCGCGCGCGATCTGGGCGCGGGCCCGGCTGCGCACGCTGGAGGACCGCTACGCGAGCGGCGACCACTCGCTGGAGGGTGAGATCGTCGAGGTCTCGCTCAAGTACGGCGTGCTCTGCCGGTTCACCGCGTTCGTCGCGGTCGACAGCCAGGTGGTCGCCGAGGGCGGTCCCGGGCACAGGGTGATCCAGCCGGTGGAGGCGCCCAGCGGCTGGGAGAACCCGGTCGCCGCCGCGATGCCGATGACGCTGACCTCGATGGCCCAGGCGAGCCCGCCCGCTCCCGGCGGCCGTCCCGGAGGAGCGCCGGGCGCGGCGCCGAAGTTCGCGGCGAGCGGGATGGGGACCGGCGCACCGCCGGCCGCGACCGCCGGCGGCTTCGCCGGGCACGCCCGGATGATGCCCGCTCCCACGCGGTCGCCCCGGCAGGTCAGGCCGCAGGAGCCGTCCAGGGAGCAGCTCACCGAGGAACTGGAGCGGCTGCGCGCCGCCGCCTCCCTTCCGGCCGCCGACCGGCTGCGCCACCTGGAGGACCTGGGCAGCCGCCTCGCGGCCCTCGCCGTCCACCTGGGCGGCCACCGGGAGCTCGCGGCCCTGGCCGAGGACCTGCAGTCCGGCGGCGACGTGGACACCCTGTGGCGCCGGGCCGTCGAAGGCCTGGAGGCCCTGATCGGATCCGGGAGGCGCGGGCCGTTCTGGAAGAGGTGA
- the mmuM gene encoding homocysteine S-methyltransferase yields the protein MVILDGGLATHVEALGADLRDELWSAKLLVEDPAMIRQAHLDYFAAGAEVATTASYQASIPAFVRRGLSPGEAEDLILLSVHLAVEARDAHGSGTVAASVGPYGAYLANGAEYTGDYDLDEDGLTDWHRERWHLLAGSEADLLACETIPSYTEARALKRLLAETPEMRAWVSFSCRDGEHINDGTPLKEAAALFAGDPQMIAVGVNCTAPRHIPSLIGHIKGKPAMVYPNSGELWDAASRTWLGLADPVEFGQAAAEWNAAGAAFVGGCCRTTPEHIRQIRAHLTGQPTG from the coding sequence ATGGTGATTCTGGACGGCGGGCTGGCCACTCATGTGGAGGCGCTCGGCGCGGACCTGCGGGACGAGCTCTGGTCGGCGAAGCTCCTGGTGGAGGATCCCGCGATGATCCGGCAGGCGCATCTCGACTACTTCGCCGCGGGGGCGGAGGTGGCGACCACCGCGAGTTACCAGGCGAGCATTCCGGCGTTCGTACGGCGGGGCCTGAGCCCCGGCGAGGCCGAGGACCTGATCCTGCTCTCCGTGCACCTGGCCGTCGAGGCCCGCGACGCCCACGGTTCGGGTACGGTCGCCGCCAGCGTCGGGCCCTACGGGGCCTATCTGGCCAACGGCGCCGAATACACCGGCGACTACGACCTCGACGAGGACGGCCTGACCGACTGGCACCGGGAGCGCTGGCATCTCCTGGCCGGCAGCGAGGCCGACCTGCTGGCGTGCGAGACCATCCCGTCCTACACCGAGGCCAGGGCGCTGAAGCGGCTGCTCGCCGAGACACCGGAGATGCGGGCGTGGGTGAGCTTCTCCTGCCGCGACGGAGAGCACATCAACGACGGCACCCCGCTGAAGGAGGCCGCCGCGCTGTTCGCCGGCGACCCGCAGATGATCGCGGTCGGCGTCAACTGCACGGCCCCGCGTCACATCCCCAGCCTGATCGGCCACATCAAGGGGAAGCCGGCGATGGTCTACCCGAACTCCGGTGAGCTCTGGGACGCCGCGAGCCGCACCTGGCTCGGACTGGCCGACCCGGTGGAGTTCGGTCAGGCCGCCGCCGAGTGGAACGCCGCGGGCGCGGCCTTCGTCGGCGGCTGCTGCCGCACCACCCCCGAGCACATCCGCCAGATCCGCGCCCATCTCACGGGACAGCCCACCGGCTGA
- a CDS encoding helix-turn-helix domain-containing protein — protein sequence MEWTIGELVERASAALASGARLNGRVRDVPNERLIRWYSTIGLLDPPSARRGRVALYGRRHLLQLIAVKRRQADGRTIAEIQAELAGAADQVLETIARLPETPAETVAETVATRTPRPRFWAEPPSAPAAPPSAPAGPPPAGTAPLPVPPPVPAAPAAASAPSPAAASPLSAVAGSAPATSTTEEPRPSALPAIVHGVRLATGVTLLLDGGGRTPSPDDLAEIAATSGALLAVLRERGLISPEGRQS from the coding sequence ATGGAATGGACCATCGGCGAACTGGTGGAGCGAGCCTCCGCGGCGCTGGCCTCCGGCGCCCGGCTCAACGGGCGGGTCAGAGACGTGCCCAACGAGCGCCTGATCCGGTGGTATTCCACGATCGGCCTGCTCGACCCCCCGTCGGCCCGCCGAGGCCGCGTCGCCCTGTACGGCAGACGCCATCTGCTGCAACTCATCGCCGTCAAACGCCGTCAGGCCGACGGCCGGACCATCGCCGAGATACAGGCGGAGCTCGCCGGGGCGGCCGACCAGGTCCTGGAGACCATCGCCCGCCTCCCGGAGACACCGGCCGAGACGGTGGCCGAGACAGTGGCGACCAGGACTCCACGCCCCCGCTTCTGGGCCGAGCCCCCCTCCGCCCCGGCCGCACCGCCTTCCGCCCCGGCCGGACCTCCCCCCGCCGGGACCGCGCCGCTCCCCGTACCTCCTCCCGTCCCCGCCGCACCGGCCGCCGCGTCCGCACCGTCCCCCGCCGCGGCCTCGCCGCTCTCCGCCGTGGCCGGATCGGCCCCCGCCACCTCGACCACCGAAGAACCCCGGCCGTCCGCCCTGCCCGCGATCGTTCACGGCGTACGGCTGGCGACCGGCGTGACGTTGCTCCTCGACGGCGGCGGCCGTACCCCGTCGCCGGACGACCTCGCCGAGATCGCCGCCACGTCCGGAGCGCTCCTGGCGGTCCTGCGTGAACGCGGCCTCATCTCTCCGGAAGGAAGGCAATCATGA
- a CDS encoding helix-turn-helix domain-containing protein produces the protein MNARDALWDSARARALIAAKDVGGMIRFARLAQGLRQGDLGRATGYSASTISRLENCRRASNDLPMLRRVAEAAEIPADVLGAALGFSGPASVTVAAGRPEEDPVRRRTFMAAAGFAIPAHMLASLDDALAVLPPPPVAPTADEVAAQLARARRLFDAGDLAPFIDRLPRLMSVAHANAEEVHDAAGYARLTLCYSLATEALNKLGLPASRITADRATAYATLSGSPIATAAAARSLSIVLRHEGRHAIANRVTMDAASRLEATGLATPAQAAAYAQMLCTCAYTTAQAGDRERALDMITDAEKAAARLPVRPGKPFSVTPAGVGLYRVGIHWSLGDAGAALHVGRRLSPGQFPTAERRGRLHTDMARAWWQAGRPEETARALLAAHREAPGEIRRPFIRKLVTELAARHPRVTGVQHLVTLGGER, from the coding sequence ATGAACGCACGCGATGCACTATGGGACTCGGCTCGTGCCCGGGCCCTCATAGCGGCTAAGGACGTCGGCGGCATGATCAGGTTTGCGCGCCTTGCCCAGGGATTGCGCCAAGGAGATCTCGGGCGTGCCACCGGCTACTCGGCCTCGACCATCTCCCGGCTGGAGAACTGCCGGCGCGCGTCGAACGACCTGCCCATGCTGCGGCGTGTCGCTGAAGCCGCGGAGATACCTGCTGACGTTCTCGGTGCTGCTCTCGGGTTTTCCGGCCCGGCGTCGGTTACCGTGGCGGCAGGCCGGCCCGAGGAGGATCCAGTGCGACGTCGTACGTTTATGGCTGCTGCAGGGTTCGCCATCCCGGCACACATGCTGGCCTCACTCGACGACGCTCTGGCCGTGCTGCCACCCCCGCCGGTGGCGCCGACGGCCGATGAGGTCGCCGCACAGTTGGCTCGTGCGCGGCGCTTATTCGATGCCGGGGACCTGGCTCCGTTCATCGACCGGCTCCCGCGGCTGATGAGTGTGGCGCACGCCAACGCCGAAGAGGTCCACGACGCTGCCGGGTACGCACGGCTGACGTTGTGCTACAGCCTGGCCACGGAAGCGCTGAACAAGCTTGGCCTCCCGGCGAGCAGGATCACCGCGGATCGTGCGACCGCTTACGCCACGCTGTCTGGATCGCCGATCGCGACGGCCGCCGCCGCCCGATCGCTCAGTATCGTGCTGCGCCACGAGGGCCGGCACGCCATTGCCAATCGGGTGACGATGGATGCCGCGTCCCGGTTGGAGGCCACGGGGCTGGCGACGCCCGCCCAGGCCGCGGCGTATGCGCAGATGCTGTGCACGTGCGCATACACGACTGCCCAGGCAGGCGACAGGGAACGCGCCCTGGATATGATCACCGACGCGGAGAAGGCCGCTGCGCGGCTGCCCGTGCGCCCCGGCAAGCCGTTCTCGGTCACCCCCGCCGGCGTGGGGCTCTACCGGGTGGGGATCCACTGGTCCCTCGGCGACGCGGGCGCGGCACTACACGTCGGCCGACGGCTGAGCCCAGGGCAGTTCCCCACCGCCGAGCGGCGCGGGCGGCTGCACACCGACATGGCGCGCGCCTGGTGGCAGGCAGGCCGACCGGAAGAGACCGCTCGGGCATTGCTGGCTGCGCACCGTGAGGCTCCGGGCGAGATCCGGCGTCCCTTCATTCGCAAGCTTGTCACCGAGCTGGCTGCACGCCATCCCAGAGTGACGGGCGTGCAGCATCTGGTCACCCTGGGTGGCGAGAGATAG
- a CDS encoding DUF885 domain-containing protein yields the protein MTSPIFALCDEYVSRWTALDPVTAGADGVDAEFAAATDFSPDGDAARASLIVETLSGLASLRPENEADVRAAAHLRERLEAELASYEIGEPLRAVQAPFGLLSMLRDSVDLLPHGTDDEWRDVAARLAAVPGMLDGWRTSLETGLAQGLSAARRQAVELAAQAELFASGSTHRDFVAGYGDGPVRGELEAGAASAHAAYAEAARYLREEYAPRATETDGVGAERYAVAARISLGDDIDLRDAYEWGWAELTRIETELAAEAELVRPGASVEEATAILNETHYVEGRDAYLGWLKDRHDQAIDQLHGVHFDIAEPLRTVDVTLALGSASGAAYYTSPSEDLSRPGRTWWPVGDDRKRFEVWSELTTVFHEGVPGHHLQLGTTRVAGEGLSRFGRNSWVSGHGEGWALYAERLADELGWFGEPGTRLGMLGASALRAARVVIDIGVHLDLPLPDGSRWSFEKACEVLRDRGRCEPHRVHAEVVRYFGWPAQAISYKLGERAWLAAREEAARRPGFDIKRWHTAALDLGPVGLSGLTEALRRIG from the coding sequence ATGACTAGCCCGATTTTTGCCCTTTGTGATGAATATGTCTCTCGCTGGACGGCGCTTGATCCGGTCACCGCCGGAGCGGACGGCGTCGACGCCGAGTTCGCTGCGGCCACCGACTTCAGCCCGGACGGCGACGCCGCCCGCGCCTCCCTGATCGTCGAGACGCTGAGCGGGCTCGCCTCGCTGCGACCGGAGAACGAGGCGGACGTGCGGGCCGCGGCGCACCTGCGCGAGCGGCTGGAGGCCGAGCTCGCCTCGTACGAGATCGGCGAGCCGCTTCGCGCGGTGCAGGCGCCGTTCGGGTTGCTCTCCATGCTGCGCGACTCCGTGGACCTGCTGCCGCACGGCACGGACGACGAATGGCGCGACGTGGCGGCCCGGCTCGCGGCCGTCCCCGGCATGCTGGACGGCTGGCGGACGAGTTTGGAGACCGGCCTGGCCCAGGGGCTCAGCGCGGCCCGCCGCCAGGCGGTGGAGCTGGCCGCGCAGGCCGAGCTCTTCGCGAGCGGCTCCACCCACCGGGACTTCGTGGCGGGTTACGGCGACGGACCGGTCAGGGGCGAGCTGGAGGCGGGCGCCGCGTCGGCGCACGCCGCCTACGCCGAGGCCGCCCGCTACCTGCGTGAGGAGTACGCCCCGCGGGCGACGGAGACCGACGGGGTCGGCGCCGAACGCTACGCCGTGGCCGCCCGTATCAGCCTGGGCGACGACATCGACCTGCGGGACGCCTACGAATGGGGCTGGGCCGAGCTGACCCGCATCGAGACGGAGCTGGCCGCCGAGGCGGAGCTGGTACGGCCGGGCGCCTCGGTGGAGGAGGCGACCGCGATCCTCAACGAGACGCACTACGTCGAGGGCCGGGACGCCTATCTGGGCTGGCTGAAGGACCGTCACGACCAGGCGATCGACCAGCTGCACGGCGTTCACTTCGACATCGCCGAACCGCTGCGCACCGTGGACGTCACCCTGGCCCTCGGTTCGGCCTCGGGCGCGGCCTACTACACCTCCCCCAGCGAGGACCTGTCCCGTCCCGGCCGCACCTGGTGGCCGGTGGGCGACGACCGCAAGCGCTTCGAGGTCTGGAGCGAGCTGACCACCGTCTTCCACGAGGGCGTGCCGGGCCACCACCTCCAGCTCGGCACCACCCGGGTGGCCGGGGAGGGCCTGTCGCGCTTCGGCAGGAACTCCTGGGTGAGCGGGCACGGCGAGGGCTGGGCGCTGTACGCCGAGCGGCTGGCCGACGAACTGGGCTGGTTCGGCGAGCCGGGCACCCGGCTGGGCATGCTCGGCGCGTCGGCGCTGCGGGCCGCCCGGGTGGTCATCGACATCGGCGTCCACCTGGACCTGCCCCTTCCCGACGGTTCGCGCTGGAGCTTCGAGAAGGCGTGCGAGGTGCTGCGCGACCGGGGCCGTTGTGAGCCGCACCGCGTCCACGCCGAGGTGGTCCGCTACTTCGGCTGGCCCGCCCAGGCGATCTCCTACAAGCTCGGCGAGCGCGCCTGGCTGGCCGCCAGGGAGGAGGCGGCGCGGCGACCCGGTTTCGACATCAAGCGCTGGCACACCGCGGCCCTGGACCTCGGCCCTGTGGGCCTGTCCGGCCTGACGGAGGCCCTGCGCCGGATCGGCTGA
- a CDS encoding Dps family protein, with translation MSAITSPLKPDAKKVVATALQGTLVDMLDLSLLSKQAHWNVIGHNFRSLHLQLDEIVAAAREHADSVAERAVALGINPDGRSVTLAKATELSQLETGYINDGKVVAAMTDILGFIVGRMRERVLDTDEPDPVTQDLLISITQSMEMYHWMMEAQR, from the coding sequence ATGTCCGCAATCACCAGCCCGCTCAAGCCGGACGCAAAGAAGGTCGTCGCCACCGCTCTCCAGGGAACGCTCGTCGACATGCTCGACCTGTCGCTCCTGAGCAAGCAGGCCCACTGGAACGTGATCGGCCACAACTTCCGCTCGCTGCACCTGCAGCTCGACGAGATCGTCGCGGCGGCCAGGGAGCATGCGGACTCTGTCGCCGAGCGCGCGGTGGCCCTCGGGATCAACCCCGACGGCAGGTCGGTCACGCTTGCCAAGGCGACGGAGCTGTCGCAGCTGGAAACGGGGTACATCAACGACGGCAAGGTCGTCGCCGCCATGACCGACATCCTCGGGTTCATCGTCGGCCGGATGCGCGAGCGCGTCCTCGACACCGATGAGCCCGACCCGGTGACCCAGGATCTCCTCATCTCGATCACGCAGAGCATGGAGATGTATCACTGGATGATGGAAGCCCAGCGCTAG